In Actinomycetota bacterium, the following are encoded in one genomic region:
- a CDS encoding 1-acyl-sn-glycerol-3-phosphate acyltransferase codes for MASVTVRAADQGPLATPPAYDVVLPSAVVAANVRNLLRSALGLAYRIETSGESLVPRRGPVILVCQHVAVLDGAVLLAASPRPVHLMAGQLSAGGAGDRILRALGQLPFDQDHPDRESLHQAAALLVAGRAVAMFPEGRCGTGEVTHLRHPVAYLVAATGAPIVPVAVQGTRGPGGAADRAPRRRSTVGLSFGAPRTVPVEGHPARRAVLARVGERVRQVLADHVAAVTGPAGRAAWSAEADTR; via the coding sequence GTGCGCGCCGCCGACCAGGGACCGTTGGCGACGCCTCCGGCGTACGACGTCGTCCTGCCGTCGGCCGTCGTCGCGGCCAACGTGCGCAACCTGCTGCGCAGCGCGCTGGGCCTGGCGTACCGGATCGAGACGTCGGGGGAGTCCCTGGTGCCCCGGCGAGGGCCGGTCATCCTGGTCTGCCAGCACGTGGCCGTGCTGGACGGCGCGGTGCTGCTGGCGGCCAGTCCGCGGCCGGTGCACCTCATGGCCGGGCAGCTGTCCGCGGGCGGTGCCGGCGATCGCATCCTGCGCGCGCTGGGCCAACTGCCGTTCGATCAGGACCATCCCGATCGCGAGTCGCTGCACCAGGCCGCGGCGCTGCTGGTCGCTGGACGTGCGGTGGCGATGTTCCCCGAAGGCCGTTGTGGCACAGGAGAAGTCACCCATCTGCGGCATCCGGTGGCCTATCTCGTCGCCGCCACGGGAGCCCCGATCGTCCCGGTCGCGGTCCAGGGGACGCGAGGCCCCGGCGGCGCGGCTGATCGAGCTCCGCGGCGGCGCTCGACGGTCGGATTGTCGTTCGGGGCGCCGCGGACCGTGCCGGTCGAGGGCCATCCGGCCCGGCGTGCCGTGCTCGCCCGGGTCGGGGAGCGGGTCCGCCAGGTGCTGGCCGACCATGTCGCCGCAGTGACCGGACCGGCTGGACGCGCTGCCTGGTCGGCGGAGGCGGATACGCGATGA